The following proteins are encoded in a genomic region of Mustela erminea isolate mMusErm1 chromosome 3, mMusErm1.Pri, whole genome shotgun sequence:
- the LOC116585549 gene encoding olfactory receptor 56: MGIWLNQSSIDGFILLGIFSHSQTDLVLFSVVMVVFTVAICGNVLLLFLIYIDPRLHKPMYFFLSQLSLMDLMLVCNITPKMAVNFLSGRKSISFVGCGIQIGFFVSLVGSEGLLLGLMSYDRYVAISHQLHYPVLMSQRVCLQIAGSSWAFGILDGIIQMVAAMSLPYCGSRSVDHFFCEVPALLKLACTDTSLFDTLLFACCVFMLLLPFSIIVASYAHILRAVLHMRSAQARKKALATCSSHLTAVSLFYGAAMFIYLRPQRYRAPSHDKVVSIFYTVLTPMLNPLIYSLRNREVIGAVRKGLDHCRMSSQR, encoded by the coding sequence ATGGGGATATGGTTGAACCAATCATCTATAGATGGCTTCATCCTCTTGGGCATCTTTTCTCATAGCCAGACTGATCTTGTCCTCTTCTCTGTGGTTATGGTGGTCTTCACAGTGGCCATCTGTGGAAatgttctcctcctcttcctcatctacATAGATCCTCGGCTTCACaaacccatgtacttcttcctcagtCAGCTCTCCCTCATGGACCTCATGTTGGTCTGTAATATCACACCAAAGATGGCAGTCAACTTTCTCTCTGGCAGGAAGTCCATCTCCTTTGTGGGTTGTGGCATACAAATTGGCTTTTTTGTCTCTCTTGTGGGATCTGAGGGGCTCTTGCTGGGACTCATGTcttatgaccgctatgtggccattaGCCACCAACTCCACTATCCTGTCCTCATGAGTCAGAGGGTCTGCCTCCAGATTGCTGGGAGTTCCTGGGCCTTTGGGATACTAGATGGAATTATCCAGATGGTGGCAGCCATGAGCCTACCTTACTGTGGCTCAAGAAGTGTGGATCATTTCTTCTGTGAGGTTCCAGCTTTATTGAAACTGGCCTGTACAGACACATCTCTTTTTGACACCCTGCTCTTTGCTTGCTGTGTTTTTatgctcctccttcctttctccatcatTGTGGCCTCCTATGCTCACATCTTGAGGGCTGTGCTCCACATGCGCTCTGCTCAGGCTCGTAAAAAGGCCCTGGCCACCTGTTCCTCCCATCTGACAGCTGTCTCCCTCTTCTATGGGGCAGCCATGTTTATCTACCTGAGGCCTCAGCGCTACCGGGCTCCTAGCCATGACAAGGTGGTCTCTATCTTCTACACGGTCCTTACTCCTATGCTCAACCCCCTCATTTATAGCTTGAGAAACCGGGAGGTGATAGGGGCCGTGAGGAAGGGGTTGGACCATTGCAGGATGAGCAGCCAGCGTTGA